In Dromiciops gliroides isolate mDroGli1 chromosome 4, mDroGli1.pri, whole genome shotgun sequence, one DNA window encodes the following:
- the SERPINF2 gene encoding alpha-2-antiplasmin isoform X1 encodes MAPPIWALLLLGLSVLPRSCLSESVHDVFVEGQKQEKVPLLLLLKSGNQDSERTPEGLTGPSANPGALNFPPDTEEHPRKVDSFISGAPMELDSCLEPTGEAGQREEAGCTESPSAEQTHKLADAMMEFTLDLFAKVLQESTSPNVVLSPLSVALALYHLELGARTKTVQQLQKVLRVESLNCLHHTLSGVRRELSRTALQMVARMYVEKGFPIKQEFVEQSERFFGAKPAILKGNEGDDLQIINQWVKEATKGKIENFLSQLPENTVMLLLNAMYFQGFWKTKFDPSLTKTDVFHLDEKYVVPVVMMKANKYPLRWFLLEQADVQVAQFPFKNNMSFVAVVPSQFEWNASQVLGNLSGAALYQPFLKERPTEVMIPKLHLDHQMDLVSILGQLGLQELFHAPDLSGISEKNLVVSSVQHQATLELDEAGVEASAATSVVMSRMSLFSVNMNRPFLFFIFDDVTHLPLFVGSVKNPNPSGQKEIKEQRDAPDNKDFFPGLKYFSVKDKFFGTNLKFSPPKEEEDYPEVQNPK; translated from the exons ATGGCACCACCAATCTGGGCCCTTCTGCTTCTGGGCCTGTCTGTCCTGCCTAGATCCTGTTTATCG GAGTCAGTCCATGATGTCTTTGTGGAGgggcagaaacaggagaaagtacccctgcttctcctcctcaaGTCAGGCAATCAG GATTCAGAGAGGACACCAGAGGGTCTCACAGGGCCATCAGCAAACCCTGGGGCTTTGAACTTTCCCCCTGACACGGAGGAGCATCCCAGGAAAGTAGATTCCTTCATCTCTGGGGCTCCAATGGAGCTGGACAGCTGCTTGGAGCCCACAGGGGAAGCCGGGCAGAGAGAGGAGGCCGGCTGCACGGAGTCCCCCTCAGCAGAGCAGACCCATAAACTGGCCGACGCCATGATGGAGTTCACTTTAGACTTGTTTGCTAAAGTCCTGCAGGAATCCACGAGCCCCAATGTGGTCTTATCGCCCCTCAGTGTTGCTCTAGCATTGTATCATCTTGAACTAG GAGCCAGGACTAAGACGGTCCAGCAGCTGCAAAAGGTCCTGCGTGTGGAATCTCTGAACTGCCTGCACCATACACTTAGTGGTGTCCGCCGGGAGCTGAGCCGCACTGCCCTACAGATGGTGGCCAGGATGTATGTGGAAAAAG GCTTCCCAATCAAACAAGAATTCGTGGAGCAGTCAGAGAGATTTTTTGGTGCAAAGCCTGCCATCCTAAAAGGGAATGAGGGGGATGACCTTCAGATCATCAACCAATGGGTGAAGGAGGCCACAAAGGGGAAGATCGAGAACTTTCTGTCGCAGCTCCCGGAGAACACAGTGATGCTACTCCTTAATGCCATGTATTTTCAGG GTTTCTGGAAGACCAAGTTTGATCCCAGTCTGACAAAGACTGATGTTTTTCACCTGGATGAGAAGTATGTAGTCCCTGTGGTAATGATGAAGGCCAATAAATACCCTCTGCGTTGGTTCTTGCTGGAACAGGCAGATGTACAG GTGGCTCAATTCCCTTTCAAAAACAACATGAGCTTTGTGGCCGTGGTGCCCAGCCAGTTTGAGTGGAATGCCTCCCAGGTGCTGGGCAACCTGAGCGGGGCTGCCCTGTACCAGCCCTTCCTCAAGGAGAGGCCCACCGAGGTGATGATACCCAAACTGCACCTGGACCACCAGATGGATCTGGTCTCAATCCTTGGCCAGTTGG GCCTCCAAGAGCTGTTCCATGCCCCAGACCTGAGTGGAATCTCAGAGAAGAATCTGGTGGTGTCCAGTGTCCAGCATCAGGCCACCCTCGAGCTGGACGAGGCTGGTGTGGAGGCATCTGCTGCCACCAGCGTGGTCATGTCCCGCATGTCCCTCTTCTCTGTCAACATGAACCGgcccttcctctttttcatctttgATGATGTCACCCACCTTCCACTCTTTGTGGGCAGCGTCAAAAACCCCAACCCCAGTGGGCAGAAAGAGATCAAGGAACAGCGTGATGCCCCCGACAATAAGGATTTCTTCCCAGGACTGAAATACTTCTCTGTGAAAGACAAGTTCTTTGGCACCAACTTGAAATTCTCTCCCCCCAAGGAGGAAGAGGACTACCCCGAAGTCCAGAACCCCAAGTGA
- the SERPINF2 gene encoding alpha-2-antiplasmin isoform X2: protein MAPPIWALLLLGLSVLPRSCLSDSERTPEGLTGPSANPGALNFPPDTEEHPRKVDSFISGAPMELDSCLEPTGEAGQREEAGCTESPSAEQTHKLADAMMEFTLDLFAKVLQESTSPNVVLSPLSVALALYHLELGARTKTVQQLQKVLRVESLNCLHHTLSGVRRELSRTALQMVARMYVEKGFPIKQEFVEQSERFFGAKPAILKGNEGDDLQIINQWVKEATKGKIENFLSQLPENTVMLLLNAMYFQGFWKTKFDPSLTKTDVFHLDEKYVVPVVMMKANKYPLRWFLLEQADVQVAQFPFKNNMSFVAVVPSQFEWNASQVLGNLSGAALYQPFLKERPTEVMIPKLHLDHQMDLVSILGQLGLQELFHAPDLSGISEKNLVVSSVQHQATLELDEAGVEASAATSVVMSRMSLFSVNMNRPFLFFIFDDVTHLPLFVGSVKNPNPSGQKEIKEQRDAPDNKDFFPGLKYFSVKDKFFGTNLKFSPPKEEEDYPEVQNPK, encoded by the exons ATGGCACCACCAATCTGGGCCCTTCTGCTTCTGGGCCTGTCTGTCCTGCCTAGATCCTGTTTATCG GATTCAGAGAGGACACCAGAGGGTCTCACAGGGCCATCAGCAAACCCTGGGGCTTTGAACTTTCCCCCTGACACGGAGGAGCATCCCAGGAAAGTAGATTCCTTCATCTCTGGGGCTCCAATGGAGCTGGACAGCTGCTTGGAGCCCACAGGGGAAGCCGGGCAGAGAGAGGAGGCCGGCTGCACGGAGTCCCCCTCAGCAGAGCAGACCCATAAACTGGCCGACGCCATGATGGAGTTCACTTTAGACTTGTTTGCTAAAGTCCTGCAGGAATCCACGAGCCCCAATGTGGTCTTATCGCCCCTCAGTGTTGCTCTAGCATTGTATCATCTTGAACTAG GAGCCAGGACTAAGACGGTCCAGCAGCTGCAAAAGGTCCTGCGTGTGGAATCTCTGAACTGCCTGCACCATACACTTAGTGGTGTCCGCCGGGAGCTGAGCCGCACTGCCCTACAGATGGTGGCCAGGATGTATGTGGAAAAAG GCTTCCCAATCAAACAAGAATTCGTGGAGCAGTCAGAGAGATTTTTTGGTGCAAAGCCTGCCATCCTAAAAGGGAATGAGGGGGATGACCTTCAGATCATCAACCAATGGGTGAAGGAGGCCACAAAGGGGAAGATCGAGAACTTTCTGTCGCAGCTCCCGGAGAACACAGTGATGCTACTCCTTAATGCCATGTATTTTCAGG GTTTCTGGAAGACCAAGTTTGATCCCAGTCTGACAAAGACTGATGTTTTTCACCTGGATGAGAAGTATGTAGTCCCTGTGGTAATGATGAAGGCCAATAAATACCCTCTGCGTTGGTTCTTGCTGGAACAGGCAGATGTACAG GTGGCTCAATTCCCTTTCAAAAACAACATGAGCTTTGTGGCCGTGGTGCCCAGCCAGTTTGAGTGGAATGCCTCCCAGGTGCTGGGCAACCTGAGCGGGGCTGCCCTGTACCAGCCCTTCCTCAAGGAGAGGCCCACCGAGGTGATGATACCCAAACTGCACCTGGACCACCAGATGGATCTGGTCTCAATCCTTGGCCAGTTGG GCCTCCAAGAGCTGTTCCATGCCCCAGACCTGAGTGGAATCTCAGAGAAGAATCTGGTGGTGTCCAGTGTCCAGCATCAGGCCACCCTCGAGCTGGACGAGGCTGGTGTGGAGGCATCTGCTGCCACCAGCGTGGTCATGTCCCGCATGTCCCTCTTCTCTGTCAACATGAACCGgcccttcctctttttcatctttgATGATGTCACCCACCTTCCACTCTTTGTGGGCAGCGTCAAAAACCCCAACCCCAGTGGGCAGAAAGAGATCAAGGAACAGCGTGATGCCCCCGACAATAAGGATTTCTTCCCAGGACTGAAATACTTCTCTGTGAAAGACAAGTTCTTTGGCACCAACTTGAAATTCTCTCCCCCCAAGGAGGAAGAGGACTACCCCGAAGTCCAGAACCCCAAGTGA